From one Brachypodium distachyon strain Bd21 chromosome 4, Brachypodium_distachyon_v3.0, whole genome shotgun sequence genomic stretch:
- the LOC112268687 gene encoding uncharacterized protein LOC112268687: protein MGAVLHTVPRKVTDAMNADLSALFTAIEVKEALFQMFPTKAPGSNGFPAHFFQRNWELCGAEVTAAILRILMGEDDPEEQSAFVPGQLITDNIITTYECLHFMKRNTAIKHRQCALKLDMQKAYDRVEWSYLQAIMTKIGFSDGWTALIMRMVSTVSFSVLFNGSPLPPFKLMRGIRQGDPISPYLILLAAEGLSCLLKSRSSVESSSLQGLMVASSALAVNHLLFADDSLLFVKTSLEGAAEAATVLDTYCQASGQRINLDKCSVFFSKGCPEAVRTEMKNTLQVHSESLSEKYLRMPSDVGHSTNGAFKYLKDRVWKRWGSREGKRKTCWVSWEDMCSPKFAGGLGFRDIELFNLSMLAKQAWRLMQSLDTRSGKTLKAVYFPQDDILTASLGAHLSQIWQAIIDGRDVLKQGLIRRIGNGESTHAWNDNWIPRDSLMRPIACPTDDAPCAVSDFIDSTSASWNRGKLEEFFLPMDVEIIQSIPICTRSADDFWAWNFEKTGVFSVRSAYRMLVSTKRRREVWLDDRASISNQSATERSWTAQWKVRVPSKLRVFLWRLAHTSLPTGDVRHHRGMAMSSCCGICGERDSWRHSLIECTVSRCV, encoded by the exons ATGGGGGCGGTGCTTCATACGGTGCCCCGGAAGGTGACCGACGCCATGAATGCAGATCTGTCTGCTTTGTTCACGGCGATAGAAGTGAAGGAAGCTCTATTCCAGATGTTTCCGACTAAGGCCCCAGGGTCTAATGGCTTCCCCGCACATTTTTTCCAGCGCAACTGGGAGCTGTGTGGGGCAGAGGTGACTGCGGCTATCCTTCGCATTCTCATGGGCGAGGATGATCCAGAG GAGCAATCTGCCTTTGTGCCGGGACAACTAATCACGGACAACATCATTACAACTTATGAATGTCTGCACTTCATGAAGCGCAATACTGCAATTAAGCATCGCCAGTGTGCGCTGAAACTTGATATGCAGAAGGCCTATGACCGTGTTGAGTGGTCATACTTGCAGGCGATCATGACCAAGATTGGATTCAGCGACGGCTGGACAGCTCTGATCATGAGAATGGTGTCGACGGTATCATTTTCGGTGCTGTTTAATGGTTCCCCCCTCCCTCCTTTCAAGCTGATGAGGGGGATTCGCCAAGGAGATCCCATCTCTCCGTACCTGATTTTACTAGCAGCAGAGGGCCTCTCGTGCCTCTTGAAATCCCGAAGTTCTGTTGAATCATCAAGTCTCCAAGGTTTAATGGTGGCCAGCTCCGCCCTGGCGGTCAACCACTTACTCTTTGCTGATGATAGCCTGTTGTTTGTGAAAACGAGTTTGGAGGGGGCGGCTGAAGCTGCGACGGTGCTCGACACCTATTGCCAAGCCTCGGGTCAAAGAATAAACCTTGATAAGtgttctgttttcttctcGAAGGGCTGCCCAGAGGCCGTCCGGACTGAGATGAAAAATACCCTGCAAGTTCATAGTGAATCTCTGAGTGAAAAGTATCTGAGGATGCCATCTGATGTGGGACACTCGACCAATGGAGCTTTCAAGTACTTGAAAGATAGAGTGTGGAAACGG TGGGGAAGCAGAGAGGGGAAACGCAAGACATGTTGGGTCTCATGGGAGGACATGTGCTCGCCAAAATTTGCCGGAGGCCTGGGTTTCCGTGATATCGAGCTGTTTAATTTATCTATGCTGGCAAAACAAGCATGGAGGTTGATGCAAAGCCTGGATACACGGAGTGGAAAAACTCTCAAGGCGGTCTACTTTCCTCAAGATGACATCCTGACAGCTAGTCTCGGCGCGCACCTGTCACAAATTTGGCAGGCGATCATCGATGGCCGTGATGTACTCAAGCAGGGCCTGATCAGGCGGATAGGTAATGGAGAGAGTACTCATGCTTGGAACGACAATTGGATTCCTCGTGATTCGTTGATGAGGCCGATTGCTTGCCCGACGGACGATGCTCCGTGTGCTGTGTCTGATTTCATTGATAGCACGTCTGCTTCGTGGAATCGTGGGAAACTTGAGGAATTTTTCCTGCCGATGGATGTGGAAATAATTCAGTCGATTCCCATCTGTACCCGGAGTGCTGATGATTTTTGGGCATGGAATTTTGAGAAGACGGGAGTGTTCTCTGTACGATCTGCCTACCGTATGCTCGTAAGCACCAAGCGGAGAAGGGAGGTGTGGTTGGATGATCGTGCCTCGATTTCTAACCAATCTGCTACGGAGAGAAGCTGGACAGCTCAGTGGAAAGTCCGTGTTCCCTCCAAGCTGCGTGTTTTCCTGTGGCGCCTGGCACACACGTCATTACCTACTGGTGATGTTCGCCACCATCGTGGCATGGCCATGTCCAGCTGCTGCGGCATTTGTGGCGAGCGGGACTCATGGCGGCATTCTCTCATCGAATGCACCGTGAGCAGATGCGTTTAG
- the LOC100838526 gene encoding nitrate regulatory gene2 protein yields MGSSVSKHDSKEALQLCKGRLKYIVQAIDARYALSAAHLLYEQSLHNVGIALRQFVESHNDGDLGKSPRSSPSPLQPADGAKFSPVLVPGSFDVSCMRSEISPSLTVRVNPNDASFSKEGQPIPISCPSPLSSDVCSSWDFFDPNDVIQNSASHVPENSVNSRVGSLEDFRHTNERDLASSIGDTSQIAEIQEELGTYGCKQVDDNYDSPNLNNNDCNEIEIAGMHLPNDSSSSLMKGHDQVRTLVEEGQNPICMGNNGKNDAYYNKANVPNGSSERGENKGNFLSDVKELEHLFTRAAESCHEVSKMLETRKIRLGVSSQLTGKSSGALSLSSSLVCCKAGNAASHELEQHATKVIARNRSLSSRSSSSKNPLLLSAQQDDDSPESCSDFVEEFGMISGSHASSLDRLYAWERKLYDELKSSEPVEKIYDKKCGQLLHQFARDANVRQVDKTRATVKELYSRLMVRKEVLYIISKLIEKLRDEELQPQLLELLQGLMRMWSMMQEVHQMQQIIISLADTKSSSVSPPSESHKHTLMNLITELEFFYTSLINWVDAYKSYVGGLHSWLQKCVVEPRHPSRGRRLTLSPREHLAPPLFVLFEDWSTGISSLPSEEPWDSIKNLIADLKKMYKHQAEHKLAKKKPSDSGVDANTGKSVADGGKSETESKLATLQDGLTTMFSGLSELSGAMASLSENVKRETEIAQEAYTIGRR; encoded by the exons ATGGGCTCATCTGTCTCGAAGCACGACAGCAAAGAAGCACTTCAGCTCTGCAAGGGTCGGCTCAAGTACATTGTACAAGCAATTGATGCAAGATATGCCCTTTCTGCTGCTCACCTGTTATACGAGCAATCTCTGCACAATGTTGGGATTGCTTTGAGGCAGTTTGTGGAGTCACACAATGACGGTGATCTGGGGAAGTCTCCTCGCTCTTCACCATCCCCATTGCAACCTGCAGACGGTGCTAAGTTTTCACCAGTACTGGTACCCGGTAGTTTTGATGTTAGTTGCATGAGGTCAGAGATAAGCCCATCCTTGACAGTGAGAGTCAACCCAAATGATGCTAGCTTTAGCAAAGAAGGGCAGCCCATTCCTATTTCATGTCCATCACCGCTGTCCTCGGACGTTTGCTCCTCATGGGATTTCTTTGATCCAAAtgatgtgattcaaaattctGCATCCCATGTTCCAGAGAACAGCGTGAACAGTAGAGTGGGAAGTTTGGAGGATTTTCGCCACACAAATGAAAGGGATTTGGCTTCCTCGATAGGAGATACGAGTCAAATAGctgagatacaagaagaactGGGTACATATGGATGTAAACAAGTGGATGATAATTATGACAGTCCTAATTTGAATAACAATGATTGTAATGAAATTGAGATTGCTGGTATGCATTTACCAAATGATTCGAGCTCGAGCTTAATGAAAGGACATGATCAAGTGCGGACGCTGGTTGAAGAGGGGCAGAATCCTATATGTATGGGCAATAATGGAAAAAATGATGCCTACTATAACAAGGCTAATGTACCCAATGGATCTAGTGAAAGGGGAGAAAACAAGGGCAATTTTCTGTCCGATGTCAAAGAACTTGAGCATCTATTTACTAGGGCAGCTGAGTCTTGCCATGAGGTCTCCAAGATGCTTGAGACAAGGAAGATTCGACTCGGCGTTTCTTCCCAGTTAACAG GGAAATCATCCGGTGCACTTTCTCTGTCATCATCCTTGGTCTGTTGCAAAGCCGGAAATGCAGCATCCCATG AATTAGAGCAGCATGCCACAAAAGTAATCGCTAGGAACCGGTCACTTTCATCACGATCATCGTCATCTAAGAACCCGCTACTCTTGTCAGCTCAACAGGATGATGACTCTCCCGAAAGCTGTAGCGATTTTGTTGAAGAGTTTGGTATGATTTCAGGAAGCCATGCATCCTCTTTAGATAGACTCTATGCTTGGGAAAGAAAGTTGTATGATGAGTTAAAG AGCAGTGAACCAGTCGAGAAGATATATGACAAAAAGTGTGGTCAGTTACTCCACCAGTTTGCAAGGGATGCAAATGTTAGGCAAGTTGACAAAACTCGAGCCACTGTCAAAGAATTGTATTCGCGACTTATGGTACGGAAGGAAGTACTATACataatttcaaaattaatCGAGAAGTTACGAGATGAAGAGCTGCAGCCCCAACTTCTTGAATTATTACAAGG GTTGATGCGCATGTGGAGCATGATGCAGGAAGTTCACCAAATGCAGCAGATCATTATCTCACTGGCAGATACAAAATCCTCATCAGTATCTCCCCCAAGCGAGTCGCACAAACATACCTTGATGAACCTTATCACCGAGTTGGAATTCTTCTACACCAGTTTGATAAACTGGGTTGATGCTTACAAAAGCTATGTGGGTGGTCTTCACTCCTGGCTACAGAAATGTGTGGTGGAACCACGACATCCCTCACGGGGAAGAAGGCTGACCCTCTCACCTCGTGAACACCTTGCTCCTCCCCTATTTGTTCTCTTTGAAGATTGGTCCACAGGAATCTCATCTCTCCCATCTGAAGAGCCATGGGATTCCATCAAAAACCTTATAGCTGATCTCAAGAAAATGTACAAGCACCAGGCAGAACATAAACTAGCAAAGAAGAAACCTTCAGACAGTGGGGTAGACGCCAACACAGGCAAATCAGTTGCAGATGGTGGGAAATCAGAGACTGAATCAAAGCTGGCAACCCTGCAGGACGGTCTAACCACAATGTTTAGTGGACTGTCGGAGCTGTCAGGCGCCATGGCCAGCCTGTCTGAAAATGTGAAACGAGAGACAGAGATTGCCCAGGAGGCGTATACCATTGGTCGTCGATAG